The genome window TTCTTTGCTATGTATATTTTTACTTGCTAATATTCTTAGTATTTTACCCCTATAAGCTTTTGCAAAATGACTTAAAGTTTTGGAATTTTTTAAAAAAGTGAGAGTGGAGTGAAATTGTTTATTTTTTTTAGATATAATCGAGATTTATCTATATTAAAAAGGCATATTTATGTTACGCTTGTTTATTGTAAGTATTTTATTTATCAATTCACTATTAGCTTTTAATGTAAAATCTTTATTTACTTATACTTTTAATGATAATATTAGTTATGACTTAGAAAAAGCTAAAGAAATATATTTTAAAAACAAATGCAATACTTGCCATGGAGAAAATGGAGAAAAAAATTCTTATGGTAAAAGAGCTATTAAAGACTTAAGCCCAGAAGAAATCAAAGGCACTTTAAAAGACTATGCTAATGGATATTTCAAAAATCAATCAAGTGATAACATTCAAATGAGTTTGTATACTAAAAAACTAAGCGGGAGTGATATGGATCACATTATAGCTTACCTAAAGGGGCAAAATTTTTCTATAGAGCTTAATCAAAAAGACCTTTTAGAAGAAGAACCTGCACCAAAAACCAAGCATAATACATTTTTAAAATAACAAAAAAGGAGTTTTCATGAAAAAAAATCTACTGCTAGCTAGCTTACTTTGTGCTAGTTCAATTTATGCCGCAGAAGTAAAAATAGGCATTGTTTTACCACTCACTGGCACTTTAGCAGCCTATGGTAATGATGTATATGAGGGTATTAAACTAGCTAATACTTTAAATCCAAATTTAAAAAATGGAGATAGCGTTAAAATCATAGCTATTGATACAAAAGGCGATAAAATAGAAGCAGCAAATGCTGCTACTAGACTTATCTCTCAAGATAAAGTTTTAGGCCTTATAGGTGAAGCTGTTACACCCAATACTATGCAAGTTTTATCTATAGCCGAAGAAAGAAAAATTCCTGCTATAGCTCCGGTTGCTTCAGGTGATAAACTTTTAGACAAAAAAAGCTACGCTAGTAGAGTTTGTTTTATGGATAGTTTTCAAGGAGATAAATTTGCTA of Campylobacter lari contains these proteins:
- a CDS encoding c-type cytochrome translates to MLRLFIVSILFINSLLAFNVKSLFTYTFNDNISYDLEKAKEIYFKNKCNTCHGENGEKNSYGKRAIKDLSPEEIKGTLKDYANGYFKNQSSDNIQMSLYTKKLSGSDMDHIIAYLKGQNFSIELNQKDLLEEEPAPKTKHNTFLK